The Apostichopus japonicus isolate 1M-3 chromosome 20, ASM3797524v1, whole genome shotgun sequence genome contains a region encoding:
- the LOC139961840 gene encoding uncharacterized protein, whose product MATWNPFIEDLTENFFMCSVCLDQFNEPKQLPCLHRYCNDCLRTVIQASHDGTIECPLCKQRCCIPEDGLDGFKTDFHMKSMLEFIELRKSLEKKDLKQCVSCSKDVICSAYCFKCRAFLCEECYRVHISNRMFTDHQPSTLKLENMAAKNLTMEEIAAMTEDPRCHFHIKEPAKLCCGTCQNEPVCLVCTHGKHKGHDLIDVNDLAQEERTLLNRNLMELSKHKTKLYALPEKVQMALVKLNENVTKKTKLLTIQHEEQAKKIKNKLAECNDERAKGVADIENRRGCEKREITVKHEEEMNRLIMKHEEIMKSTDVKYDQELEEFKENCQEIEGEFFKKLGELDSNFKTLTTAKDLLTSQNKNECEEILNKCKQLIKRFENLSATSSSILACNDDWTDAQCVPDIRAASEPMIEEMKQEYPELESLSDFVISDITKVISDKVVITESAESVVDVPGIKAKNYRINGMTSSSNGNIVMTGSVSEEKSHITVINMKGEILNQNVLNRNKRFGIQADRYCCNLSGFNVITVCIPDEIGIYNISDSSYQKKNISDMVKTWPEGRCVWSVTTNPAKNEIIVGTSSREVYVFDYQLNYSHTIVLPNVIKNSYDITIHDGNLLICDYNGRTSYAVTMVTSGSKVVYKFTKPNLSGADLKPYSVCIGMGGFIYMLWGGDGQLNTVLTQYSPDGRQLLTTMSVDDDAYCMTTSVVDGEEKLMIATHSSGKMYIYGLVPA is encoded by the coding sequence ATGGCTACCTGGAACCCTTTCATAGAAGACCTGACAGAAAACTTCTTCatgtgttctgtttgtttgGATCAATTTAATGAGCCGAAACAgttaccatgtcttcatcgatacTGTAACGATTGCTTGAGAACAGTTATTCAAGCCAGCCATGATGGGACAATTGAATGTCCACTTTGTAAACAGCGATGTTGTATACCAGAGGATGGATTGGACGGCTTTAAGACTGATTTTCATATGAAGAGTATGCTTGAATTCATAGAATTGCGTAAATCATTGgaaaagaaagatttgaagCAGTGTGTGAGCTGTTCAAAGGATGTGATATGTTCCGCCTACTGCTTTAAATGTAGAGCTTTTTTATGCGAAGAATGTTACAGGGTTCATATCAGTAATAGAATGTTTACTGATCACCAACCAAGCACtctgaaattggaaaatatggCAGCTAAGAACCTGACCATGGAGGAAATAGCTGCAATGACGGAAGATCCCAGGtgccattttcatatcaaagaaCCAGCCAAATTGTGCTGTGGTACATGCCAAAATGAACCGGTTTGTTTAGTTTGCACTCACGGTAAGCACAAAGGTCACGATCTGATAGATGTGAATGACCTAGCCCAGGAAGAAAGGACATTACTGAATCGGAACCTCATGGAATTAAGCAAGcacaaaactaaactatacGCGTTACCTGAGAAGGTCCAAATGGCGTTagtaaaattgaatgaaaatgttacaaaaaagacaaagttgttgacaattcaacACGAGGAACaggcaaagaaaataaagaataaactTGCCGAATGTAACGATGAACGTGCAAAAGGAGTTGCTGACATAGAAAATAGAAGAGGATGTGAAAAACGTGAAATAACTGTTAAACATGAAGAGGAAATGAACCGATTGATCATGAAACATGAAGAAATTATGAAAAGTACCGATGTAAAATATGACCAGGAATTGGAAGAATTTAAGGAAAATTGTCAAGAAATTGAGGGTGAATTCTTTAAAAAACTCGGGGAGTTAGATAGTAATTTCAAGACCTTGACAACAGCTAAAGATCTTCttacaagtcaaaacaaaaacgaatgtgAAGAAATACTCAATAAATGTAAGCAGCTTATTAAACGATTCGAAAACTTATCAGCAACGTCTTCTTCCATTCTTGCATGTAATGATGATTGGACAGACGCACAGTGTGTCCCCGACATAAGAGCAGCCAGTGAACCTATGAtcgaagaaatgaaacaagaatatccagagttagaatctttatctgattttgtCATCAGTGATATAACCAAAGTTATATCTGATAAAGTTGTCATTACAGAAAGTGCAGAGTCTGTTGTTGATGTTCCGGGAATCAAAGCTAAAAATTACAGGATCAACGGTATGACAAGTAGTAGCAATGGTAATATCGTTATGACTGGTAGTGTATCAGAAGAGAAATCACACATCACTGTCATTAACATGAAAGGAGAAATATTAAATCAGAATGTCTTAAATAGAAATAAGAGATTTGGGATTCAGGCAGATCGTTACTGTTGTAATTTGTCGGGGTTCAATGTCATTACAGTTTGCATACCGGATGAAATcggtatttataatatttctgaCTCTTCTTACCAAAAGAAGAACATCAGTGATATGGTTAAGACATGGCCAGAGGGTAGGTGTGTGTGGTCTGTTACTACGAATCCCGCCAAGAATGAAATCATTGTTGGTACTAGCAGCAGAGAAGTGTATGTATTTGATTACCAGCTGAATTACAGTCACACCATAGTACTACCTAATGTCATCAAGAATTCATATGATATCACCATCCACGACGGTAATCTTCTGATCTGTGACTATAATGGTAGGACCTCATATGCAGTTACCATGGTGACTTCAGGGAGTAAGGTGGTGTATAAATTCACCAAACCAAATCTAAGTGGAGCTGACTTAAAACCTTACAGTGTGTGCATAGGCATGGGAGGGTTCATCTACATGTTATGGGGAGGTGATGGGCAGCTGAACACTGTGCTAACACAATACAGTCCAGATGGCCGGCAATTACTAACAACAATGTCAGTTGATGACGACGCATATTGCATGACCACATCCGTAGTAGATGGTGAGGAGAAGCTCATGATAGCCACCCATAGCTCGGGGAAGATGTATATATACGGACTAGTACCTGCATAG
- the LOC139961853 gene encoding uncharacterized protein, producing the protein MSGKAVREIQRRLDELTMELQVAKATKQNEKPNTVYVLPPEKKLRSFSGSDGCQVESFVEDVKTAMKLRRLTGASAADFIIAHLDGPARREIRHRPSQLTSDPDKILDVLQETFGERYTLGSLMRRVYNSTQGDRESTSDFAFRLMVLAEKLSTLDDVPNPEKTIREQFCDGLRDKTLRRELKRLVKDEGHMSFIQLRDWALDMGEDESPSHDKRMAAVSFAETVGDKLSDTLESLSSAISKQTEAVEAVRKQQFEFNTRLERLEDQSARKGTFTKRPKRDRSEIRCRRCQEMGHYASECPSPVVVSSSASN; encoded by the coding sequence ATGTCTGGAAAGGCAGTGAGGGAGATCCAGAGGAGACTAGATGAGCTGACGATGGAGCTACAGGTGGCCAAAGCAACCAAACAAAATGAGAAACCCAACACCGTTTATGTTCTTCCACCGGAGAAGAAGCTCCGATCTTTCTCTGGATCTGATGGATGTCAGGTGGAAAGCTTTGTAGAAGATGTTAAGACGGCTATGAAACTGCGGAGGCTGACTGGAGCAAGTGCTGCAGATTTCATTATTGCTCATTTAGATGGTCCTGCACGTCGAGAGATACGCCACCGGCCTAGTCAGCTGACCTCCGACCCTGACAAGATACTAGATGTCCTTCAAGAAACCTTCGGAGAACGGTACACTCTTGGCTCACTGATGAGGCGAGTGTACAACTCTACCCAAGGCGACAGGGAGTCCACCTCTGACTTCGCCTTCAGATTAATGGTGCTGGCAGAAAAGCTGTCTACCCTTGACGATGTCCCCAACCCAGAGAAAACCATAAGGGAACAGTTCTGCGATGGACTTCGAGACAAAACCCTACGCAGAGAGTTGAAGAGACTGGTGAAAGATGAAGGTCACATGTCCTTCATTCAACTTAGAGACTGGGCCCTTGATATGGGGGAAGATGAGTCTCCCAGCCATGACAAGAGGATGGCAGCTGTTTCTTTTGCTGAGACAGTCGGAGACAAGCTCTCTGACACTTTGGAAAGCCTTTCATCAGCCATTTCCAAACAAACCGAAGCAGTTGAAGCTGTGCGTAAGCAACAGTTCGAGTTCAATACACGATTGGAGAGACTGGAGGACCAATCTGCCAGAAAGGGAACATTCACCAAAAGACCGAAACGAGACAGGTCAGAGATTAGATGCAGAAGGTGCCAGGAGATGGGACACTACGCCAGTGAATGTCCTAGTCCTGTAGTGGTAAGCTCTAGTGCGTCAAACTAG